AGGTGCCACGATGATCCGCCCGGGTCGTGTTTTGTTTGGCGATCGCGATCATTGAGATCACTGCAGTAATGCCTGCTCCACAGCGATTCTGCACTCCACATATGGGGGCATATGGGGACAAAACACATAGCAGCCCCTACATCTAGTAGCGATTTCCAAAAGAGTATGCTACCTTGTGCTCAACAGGTAATTTACGGTCTCAAACCGCTAAGAGCCTGAACACGATCGGGTTTCAACGAACAGAGAACTGCTTCAGTTCGGCGGAAATCAACCGCTACAGTTGTGAATTATTCAGAAAATTTCTGATTTTTGACGATTTTTTTCGGAAACATCGCTTTTTTGGATCAATATTTCGATCTGGATGGAGTGACGCCTTCTCGAAAAAGTGGTAGGGTATTTTCCACTATCCCAAGCACAGCGGAATCAAGAAAATCATCGGTTTCTCTTAATTTCGTTCATCGCTGAGCATCAGAATTAGTTCATGGTCTATTCCATCTGCTAATCGCTGTAAATTGCTTGCCAGTCCTCTGTTATCCCGTTGTTTATGTCTGTCAAGTTTGATACAGGAATAACTTATTTTTGTGTTGGCTTGAGTGATTGACTTTGTGTTGTAACCCTGTTTTAATAGATGGCCTTCACTAAAGTACAGTTGAAGTCCAGAAAGCTAATACAGCAGTCACTTCGACGAGCATTAAGAAATTCAGACCAAGATTGATCTAGTGTCTGGAGTGGTGTATAAAGTTACGAGTTTTGAGCCGTCAAGGAAAAGTGAAAATACGGATCCCTAGTTGGCTCATTAATAACAAAACACCTTTTGCATATCTGGGTTGCGTCTTAAGTATTCGTCTAGGAAAGATCACGCTGTTAGGTTTTATCGACAGTCTGTTTTTTAAGTAATTTCACTTGAGCCTAAACTGCGTGGAGGTTTTATCCTTCTGGGCAGTTAACGGGTAATCAAGCAAGTGGTTCCCTTGTTAGTCTTCTGGTTGTAATGGAGTGTGAATAATGGGTATTTTCGGTAAGCTACGCGACTTCGTTGGTGTGAACGAGCAAGTTGATTACGAATATGAGTACGATGAGATGGATGGTCAAGAGTACCAAGATCTCTATCAAGAAGACGCAGCACCGGTGCAGGAAGATAGTTCCCGCCGTCGTCTGCGTGAACAGCGTCCCTTGGCGCAAGAAGCAGCTGCGACCAATGCTTCTAGTCTGGCTACCAGCATGAGCAATGTAATTGGCATGCCAGGCAGCGTTAATGGTATTTCGGAAGTTGTGGTGCTTGAACCACGCTCCTTCGAAGAGATGCCTCAAGTCATCCAGGCATTGCGTGAGCGCAAGTCGGTTGTCTTAAATCTGACAATCATGGATCCTGACCAAGCGCAAAGAGCCGTTGACTTCGTTGCAGGTGGCACATTTGCGATCGACGGTCATCAAGAGCGGATTGGTGAGAGTATTTTCTTGTTCACACCAAGCTGTGTTCAGGTCAGCGCCAATGGTTCCACAGTGCGTGAAGTATCGACTCCGGCAGCACGTCCTACCCGCACCGCTTCATCCCAGTCTTGGGGTAGCGATGCTGTCAATGTCGCCGCTCAGTAGATTGCAGATTCACACGCTCAACCTATGTAAGTAGGCTCAACGACTGTTCTAAAATGTGTTGATTACTCGGCATTCGGGGATGTTTTTATAGCGTCCCCGATTTGTTGTGAAAGGAAGGGAGAATTTATGACAATTC
The nucleotide sequence above comes from Romeriopsis navalis LEGE 11480. Encoded proteins:
- a CDS encoding cell division protein SepF gives rise to the protein MGIFGKLRDFVGVNEQVDYEYEYDEMDGQEYQDLYQEDAAPVQEDSSRRRLREQRPLAQEAAATNASSLATSMSNVIGMPGSVNGISEVVVLEPRSFEEMPQVIQALRERKSVVLNLTIMDPDQAQRAVDFVAGGTFAIDGHQERIGESIFLFTPSCVQVSANGSTVREVSTPAARPTRTASSQSWGSDAVNVAAQ